The genome window tgaaaactgtccccaacaaagacactgaaaatgtaaaatgttttcaaagacTCTTCAGAAGGAGCAAATGGTCCTGTGGCTgagtgccactgacaggctgtgGAAGTCAGAAAATATTGAGAGATGGACTAAGTCCGTGTTCAGACTGACCGTAGGCCTGCATGGAAAACGCAGCCCTCTCATTCACTTCAATGAGGCCCGTTTGGCGACGTTATAGGGGTGCCAAAGCTGGGATCTCTGGTGAAATAATGCACGACCATCACTCAAGCACATACTAGTGCACATTACTGGTAGATTACAGGTTTTCTGTAACAGGAATGCTGTATTTCTCATGTTTATCTCACAGTTAGTGTGGCAGTAGATAAAGTAATTGGTGCTGTGATAACGTTGCAGTGTTCTAACATCCTGTCTCAAACcgctgtgcagtgttttagcATCTAAAAAGCCTTGAAACACATTAATCTCTTACTCCAACCGTACTTCCGGATAGTATCTCAAGTCACGCTGCTGCCTGAAACAGCACACCAGTGCAGCCCCTCGCCTTGTTTTCACACAGGTCTGTTTCAGGCCTTGAACACATCAttggttttgtatttttcatgggatttgatGACAATGAGGAAGACATAGAATAACACCAGACTTATccttcaatgtgtgtgtttacatttttctgtgtgcattATAAAAGCTTGCGTTCTCAAAGTTTTTGTAAATGCCTTTTGTAAATCTTGAATTTGGTTTTCCTACTTTACTCGCATTgcaacttttatttttaatatcaaCAGTCATGATCAGGGATGATTTTACCGAACTAGGTTGTTCATAAAAGCATTTACTTGTTGTCTACTGACCTGTggatgataaagaaaaaaagagttatATAGAATAATACACTATTTGTGGCCTAGGCAAAATATACAGCATAGTTTTCCTGACAGTCATACTGTTATCCAGcattccctcctcttcttctgtggttttaaaGCTTAAAGTGAAGAAGAAACGCTTTTACATCACAGAAGGAGGGATCgaaggaaagaaggatggaTGCATTTGTGCAAAATACAAGACATCTGTGGACTAAAGAGAGAGTTTAGTTTTGGAgaatttcatgtttgtttctcaTCTGTCGAAAGGATGAAATCACAcaagcattaaaaaaaggaaaaaaacgaATGAACCAATTGACTACATGGCTGATTGAAAGCAATAACATTCAGAAGGAGACTCAGACTGATGCAGATTGTACTAGCTAAATAAGTGGCTAGTTAAATTGGAGCCAAATATAGCGCAGAGATGGATTTCCAGTAGGAGACTGTGATTAAAGCAAGTGTCCACATGTAATCAAGACATTGCTCtgcaatacattttttattttcaaatttgtCCTTGAACGTGACCCAGGGAAGGTAAAACTACCCCATGTTGTGTATTATGGGAAATCCTGATTGCTCTTGATTGTAAGTGACTGCTAACATGGGTTTGTCTGTATCATTAATGGGACAGAGTGATGACAACGCTTGCCTTGCCAGTGACCCGAAGCCTTATATTAGCTTACTGATTCAACACTTCAGATGGAAATGGAGGCTTCAACCCCCagtaagtcacacacacaccgagaaCTGAGATGAGAAGGATTTTTGTTCACTAATATGAATGTGTTTCCTAAAACAtcagttctttttttcattaaaatttttCCCACTTCTTACAGGGTGTACATAATTACAGAAATAATAGAGTGTATCTATACTGACCATTCTACTTTAAAAATGATAGGGTCTCATAATAAAAGCCAACTGTACATTTTTGAACGGCTCATATGTTTTGTTTCGTAgcacagacacaacatgagAACCGGCATGATACAAGTATCCATTTAATCAAGGAAATAGTTTAAAGATACAATAAAGAACACATTCAGAGTGATAAAACCCTGCAATGTGTTCCCAAAGCACCATGGGAAATTTAACTGAAatgttacagaaaaaaaaaaaataataatcaggAGTTAACCACAATACAAAACCACATCTGAACAAGTGAATTTTCCATCCTTTAAAGCATTGAAGaatgatattttttaaaaaagtgccTGAGATAAAACTGtttgcaaacaaaaaaagagaacaagaaatcacaaacatatttaaagaaaagtctgaaattattccacatttttcttattatcaaCAAACCCCATgaaaagtctgtctgtctgccttaaaatctttttttttttttcacattgaagaTGAACtatggggactattttcagctgcggattaatacacatttgataCGCTTGGAGTATTTGGAGCAGCAGGACTGTGAATACGTTATTGTCTCAAAATGAACTGCGGTGCACATGTTCATGATACTGAACGAGCATGCAGTGCGGctcatgatgtgtttttaatagcttttgttagtaatgaaaataaatgtggtcttttcatgggatttgttgacagaaaGATGTAAAATGTGGAATGTCACCAGCCTTTAAGGAAGACAAGGAGAGACTGACTGAGAGGCGCAGAACCGTAAATGCCTGTTTACCATCAAATATCAGGAGAAGAAGACATAATTTCATAGACCTGCCGCAGACAGATGAGAGCCCGTCTCAGACCGGTGGATCCAACCTCCATAGCAACACTGGCTCTCCCTCTCCATGCCTAATTATTGCTTTGAATTTATGCCATTTCATTGCAAATGGAACAATCTATTGAGAATTCACCAAATTAAAGCCCCCAGTGTGAGAGTGCTTTAACACAGACAATGGAGAGTGGAGTGAAAGAAAGCTCATTGAGCATATCaaacaaatattttaatatcacataagtcaaactgtttgcttgtgtgtgtgtgtgtgtgtgtgtgtgtgtgtgtgtgtgtgtgtgttaaaaaaaagggggctctaaacagaatattttgtcTCAGCTTGTGGTTTTATACATGTAGCCGGAGGGGGCCAAAGCTGTGGATGTCATGACAGACCACACGCTCTGACGACGGGGCTTTAGGTGGACATGTTTTGGGACAAGGCCTCGGGGACGGCGGGAGGAGAGGTTCAGATGCATTTGctcatgcagagcagcagctccatgCGCAGGGCGATGCGTGTGTGCCATCCGAGGGGGAGGATGCGGATGTAACGCGCCACGATGGGCGGCCGCAGGAGGTTCTGCACAGACGAGGAGCGGTCAGAGTTTCCGTAAAACacctgaggacagaggagcgaAAATTGTGTCCTTTGTAAGAACAACCAAAACAGATTTGATATGTAGGTAATAAAAGCAGTTTATTCTCACTTTTGAGGAGCTCAAACCAGCAGATtgtgcttgataaatgacttaaacgACTTCCAGATGTTACCTCAAACatcagcttttgtttgtgtcacatATGTTCTGCAGCGTGTTTTCAGCTTTCGCTTGGTTCGACTCACCCTGTTGTTTCCGGTCTGGTCTTTGTAATAGATCCAGTTTAGTTTGTCGTCTGTGCGGTACTGGACGCTGTACTTGGTGACCCACTCATCAGCGTCACAGCGGCCCTGCGTGAGGATCCCTGACACCACCTTCACCTCCTTCAGGTCAATCTGCAGCCACTGAGCGTTGTCCTGGAACTTAGACAGCCAGGCACACctggagcagacacacaaacatgggatgaaaagcagcagttagGCTGGTTTACGACTGCACACATGGACGATGGTTCAGCGTTTTCTTAGAGAAGAGATTTGCCaattaaaagattaaaagatAACCAGAGCAGGTTCAAGGCCTTTTTCTGAGCGTCCACAATACCAAGAATCTAAAAACCAAGCAACTAAACGATTCAGCCAGCCATTAGTTTTATTGCTGTCACATCCtactgtcacatgtcaaaatgtctgctgtgaaaattaCCTGTTGCTTT of Chaetodon auriga isolate fChaAug3 chromosome 1, fChaAug3.hap1, whole genome shotgun sequence contains these proteins:
- the rs1a gene encoding retinoschisin 1a is translated as MALDVQRFLLTLLLLGANVFISIHAQEAGVSEAWTSRACKCDCEGGESPTEFSSIGTGSSMVQGVDCMPECPYHKPFGFEAGSVSPDQITCSNQDQYTGWFSSWFPSKARLNSQGFGCAWLSKFQDNAQWLQIDLKEVKVVSGILTQGRCDADEWVTKYSVQYRTDDKLNWIYYKDQTGNNRVFYGNSDRSSSVQNLLRPPIVARYIRILPLGWHTRIALRMELLLCMSKCI